A DNA window from Streptomyces canus contains the following coding sequences:
- a CDS encoding metallopeptidase TldD-related protein, which yields MSARTNKPHEIVERALALSQADGCVVIADEQSTANLRWAGNALTTNGVTRGRTLTVVATVDGKEGTASGVVSRSAVTADELEPLVRAAEAAARGAAPAEDAQPLVTGVPESPDFTDAPAETSSAVFADFAPALGESFARARAGGRELYGFANHELVSTYVGTSTGLRLRHDQPNGTLELNAKSPDRTRSAWAGRSTRDFKDVDPAVLDAELAVRLGWAERRHQLPAGRYETLLPPTAVADLLIYQLWSASGRDAAEGRTVFSKPGGGTRVGERLTELPLTLRSDPNEPGLESAPFVVAHSSGGDQSVFDNGLPVAATDWIRQGELAHLMTTRHSAGLTGLPVAPAAGSLVLDGGSDLSLEEMVANTTRGLLLTCLWYIREVDPATLLLTGLTRDGVYLVENGEVTGEVNNFRFNESPVGLLGRATEAGRTEKTLPREWSDYFTRAAMPPLRVPDFNMSSVSQGV from the coding sequence ATGAGCGCCCGCACCAACAAGCCGCACGAAATCGTCGAGCGGGCCCTCGCGCTGTCCCAGGCCGACGGCTGTGTCGTGATCGCCGACGAGCAGTCGACCGCCAACCTGCGCTGGGCGGGCAACGCGCTCACCACGAACGGTGTCACGCGCGGGCGCACGCTCACGGTCGTCGCGACCGTCGACGGCAAGGAGGGCACCGCCTCCGGCGTGGTTTCCCGGTCCGCGGTGACCGCGGACGAGCTGGAGCCGCTGGTGCGGGCCGCGGAGGCCGCCGCGCGCGGTGCCGCGCCCGCCGAGGACGCCCAGCCGCTGGTCACGGGCGTACCGGAGTCTCCGGACTTCACGGACGCGCCCGCCGAGACCTCCTCGGCCGTCTTCGCCGACTTCGCGCCGGCGCTCGGCGAGTCCTTCGCACGCGCGCGTGCGGGCGGCCGCGAGCTGTACGGCTTCGCCAACCACGAACTAGTGTCGACGTATGTGGGCACGTCCACGGGGCTGCGGCTGCGCCACGACCAGCCCAACGGCACGCTGGAGCTCAACGCCAAGTCGCCGGACCGGACCCGCTCGGCCTGGGCCGGACGCTCCACCCGGGACTTCAAGGACGTCGACCCGGCGGTGCTGGACGCCGAGCTCGCCGTACGCCTGGGATGGGCCGAGCGGCGCCACCAGCTGCCCGCCGGGCGGTACGAGACGCTGCTGCCGCCGACCGCGGTCGCCGATCTGCTCATCTACCAGCTGTGGTCGGCGTCGGGCCGGGACGCGGCCGAGGGGCGGACGGTGTTCTCCAAGCCGGGCGGCGGCACCCGGGTCGGCGAGAGGCTGACCGAGCTCCCGCTGACCCTGCGCAGCGACCCGAACGAGCCGGGCCTGGAATCCGCGCCCTTCGTGGTCGCGCACTCCTCCGGGGGCGACCAGTCGGTGTTCGACAACGGTCTGCCGGTCGCCGCCACCGACTGGATCCGGCAGGGCGAGCTGGCGCATCTGATGACGACCCGGCACAGCGCCGGCCTGACCGGGCTGCCCGTCGCCCCGGCGGCCGGCAGCCTCGTCCTCGACGGAGGCTCGGACCTGTCGCTGGAGGAGATGGTCGCGAACACCACGCGCGGGCTGCTGCTGACCTGCCTCTGGTACATCCGCGAGGTCGACCCGGCCACCCTGCTGCTCACCGGGTTGACCCGGGACGGCGTGTACCTCGTCGAGAACGGCGAGGTGACCGGCGAGGTCAACAACTTCCGGTTCAACGAGTCGCCGGTCGGCCTGCTGGGGCGGGCGACGGAGGCGGGGCGGACGGAGAAGACGCTGCCGAGGGAATGGAGCGACTACTTCACGAGGGCCGCGATGCCGCCGCTGCGGGTGCCGGATTTCAATATGAGTTCTGTCAGTCAGGGCGTATAA
- the tyrS gene encoding tyrosine--tRNA ligase, whose product MTDIVDELKWRGLWALSTDEDALRKALADGPVTFYCGFDPTAASLHVGHLVQVLTMRRLQQAGLRPLALVGGATGQIGDPRPTAERTLNDPETVANWVSRLRAQIEPFLSFEGENAAVMVNNLDWTAGLSAIEFLRDIGKHFRVNKMLTKDSVARRLESQEGISYTEFSYQLLQGMDFLELYRRYGCTLQQGGSDQWGNLTAGLDLIHKLEPEAEAHCLATPLMVKADGTKFGKTEGGAVWLDPEMTTPYAFYQFWLNVDDRDISTYMRILSFRSREELEELEKQTEERPQARAAQRALAEELTTLVHGADQTAAVIAASRALFGQGELAELDEKTLAAALSEVPHIRVAELGAVVDLFAEVGLVASKSAARRTVKEGGAYVNNVKVSAEDAVAAKEDLLHGRWLVLRRGKKNLAAVEVTSA is encoded by the coding sequence GTGACGGACATCGTCGACGAGCTGAAGTGGCGGGGGCTGTGGGCCCTGTCCACTGACGAGGACGCTTTGCGCAAGGCGCTCGCGGACGGTCCCGTCACGTTCTATTGCGGTTTCGACCCCACGGCGGCCAGCCTGCACGTCGGTCACCTGGTGCAGGTCCTCACCATGCGCCGGCTCCAGCAGGCGGGTCTGCGCCCGCTGGCGCTGGTGGGCGGGGCGACCGGTCAGATCGGCGACCCCCGCCCCACGGCCGAGCGCACGCTGAACGACCCGGAGACGGTCGCGAACTGGGTGTCCCGGCTGCGCGCGCAGATCGAGCCGTTCCTGTCCTTCGAGGGCGAGAACGCCGCGGTCATGGTGAACAACCTGGACTGGACGGCCGGGCTGTCGGCCATCGAGTTCCTGCGGGACATCGGCAAGCACTTCCGTGTCAACAAGATGCTCACCAAGGACTCGGTCGCGCGCCGGCTGGAGTCCCAGGAGGGCATCAGCTACACGGAGTTCAGCTACCAGTTGCTCCAGGGCATGGACTTCCTGGAGCTGTACCGGCGGTACGGCTGCACGCTGCAGCAGGGCGGCAGCGACCAGTGGGGCAACCTCACGGCGGGGCTCGACCTGATCCACAAGCTGGAGCCCGAGGCCGAGGCGCACTGTCTCGCGACGCCACTGATGGTCAAGGCGGACGGCACCAAGTTCGGCAAGACCGAGGGTGGCGCCGTCTGGCTCGACCCGGAGATGACGACGCCGTACGCCTTCTACCAGTTCTGGCTGAACGTGGACGACCGGGACATCTCGACGTACATGCGCATCCTGTCCTTCAGGTCCCGCGAGGAGCTCGAGGAACTGGAGAAGCAGACCGAGGAGCGTCCGCAGGCCCGGGCCGCGCAGCGGGCGCTGGCGGAGGAGCTGACGACGCTGGTGCACGGCGCCGACCAGACGGCCGCCGTGATCGCCGCGAGCCGTGCCCTCTTCGGGCAGGGGGAGCTGGCGGAGCTGGACGAGAAGACGCTGGCCGCGGCGCTCTCGGAGGTGCCGCACATCCGGGTCGCCGAGCTCGGTGCCGTCGTGGATCTGTTCGCCGAGGTGGGACTCGTGGCCAGCAAGTCGGCCGCGCGGCGGACGGTGAAGGAGGGCGGGGCCTACGTGAACAACGTCAAGGTCTCGGCCGAGGACGCGGTTGCCGCCAAGGAGGACCTCCTCCACGGCCGCTGGCTCGTGCTGCGCCGGGGCAAGAAGAACCTGGCCGCGGTCGAGGTCACGTCGGCCTAG
- a CDS encoding GlsB/YeaQ/YmgE family stress response membrane protein, with protein MGWLWAIIVGFVLGLIAKAIIPGKQHSPLWLTTIFGMLGAIAGNAMARGFGVDETPGIDWSRHVFQLIAAIIIVGFGDMLYMKTLGKRKHRT; from the coding sequence ATGGGCTGGTTGTGGGCGATCATCGTGGGATTCGTGCTGGGCCTGATCGCCAAGGCGATCATCCCCGGGAAACAGCACAGTCCCCTCTGGCTGACCACTATCTTCGGCATGCTCGGCGCCATCGCCGGCAACGCCATGGCACGCGGGTTCGGTGTGGACGAGACCCCCGGCATCGACTGGAGCCGCCACGTCTTCCAGCTCATCGCCGCGATCATCATCGTGGGCTTCGGCGACATGCTCTACATGAAGACGCTGGGCAAGAGGAAACACCGGACCTGA
- a CDS encoding DUF3099 domain-containing protein produces the protein MRKQHGGGSAQVFRITGARTSLQEDVRGRQRRYVISMTVRTISVVLAATLWNVERHVAIVALVLGAVLPYIAVVIANAGRENAPSLPSTFVTAPTPPMIMPPRADDDFAEPVPEGGAGGAASGARGEPRERT, from the coding sequence ATGCGGAAGCAGCATGGCGGCGGCAGCGCCCAGGTGTTCCGGATCACCGGAGCCAGGACGAGCCTTCAGGAGGACGTGCGCGGACGTCAGCGCCGGTACGTCATCTCGATGACGGTCCGTACGATTTCCGTGGTGCTCGCGGCCACGCTCTGGAACGTCGAACGGCACGTCGCGATCGTCGCGCTGGTACTCGGGGCCGTTCTGCCCTATATCGCCGTTGTCATCGCCAACGCGGGGCGGGAGAACGCGCCCTCACTGCCGTCGACCTTCGTGACCGCTCCCACCCCGCCGATGATCATGCCGCCGCGAGCCGATGACGATTTCGCGGAACCCGTGCCGGAAGGCGGGGCGGGCGGAGCGGCGTCGGGCGCGCGGGGCGAACCCCGCGAGCGGACCTGA
- the moaA gene encoding GTP 3',8-cyclase MoaA, whose amino-acid sequence MLIDTYGRVATDLRVSLTDRCNLRCTYCMPEEGLQWLAKPDLLTDDEIVRLIDIAVTSLGIEEVRFTGGEPLLRPGLVGIVERVAALEPRPQMSLTTNGIGLKRTATALKAAGLDRVNVSLDTLRPDVFKTLTRRNRHQDVLEGLDAAREAGLTPVKVNSVLMPGLNDDEAPDLLAWAVEHDYELRFIEQMPLDAQHGWKRDGMITAGDILTSLRTRFDLTEEGSEKRGSAPAERWIVDGGPHVVGVIASVTRPFCAACDRTRLTADGQVRNCLFAREETDLRAALRSDAPDEEIARIWREAMWGKKAGAGLDDPTFVQPDRPMSAIGG is encoded by the coding sequence GTGCTCATCGACACCTACGGCCGGGTGGCCACCGACCTGAGAGTCTCGCTGACCGACCGCTGCAACCTGCGGTGCACGTACTGCATGCCGGAAGAGGGCCTGCAGTGGCTGGCCAAGCCCGATCTGCTCACCGACGACGAGATCGTCCGCCTGATCGACATCGCCGTGACCTCCCTCGGTATCGAGGAGGTCCGCTTCACCGGCGGTGAGCCCCTGCTGCGCCCCGGCCTGGTCGGCATCGTCGAGCGCGTCGCGGCTCTGGAGCCGCGCCCCCAGATGTCCCTCACCACCAACGGCATCGGCCTCAAGCGCACGGCCACCGCCCTCAAGGCCGCCGGCCTGGACCGGGTCAACGTCTCCCTCGACACCCTGCGTCCGGACGTCTTCAAGACCCTCACCCGCCGCAACCGCCACCAGGACGTCCTGGAGGGCCTGGACGCGGCCCGCGAGGCGGGCCTGACCCCGGTCAAGGTGAACTCCGTCCTGATGCCCGGACTGAACGACGACGAGGCCCCCGACCTCCTCGCCTGGGCGGTGGAGCACGACTACGAACTGCGCTTCATCGAGCAGATGCCCCTGGACGCCCAGCACGGCTGGAAGCGCGACGGCATGATCACCGCCGGGGACATCCTGACCTCCCTGCGCACCCGCTTCGACCTCACCGAGGAGGGCTCGGAGAAGCGCGGCTCAGCCCCCGCGGAACGCTGGATCGTGGACGGCGGTCCACACGTCGTGGGCGTCATCGCCTCGGTCACCCGCCCGTTCTGCGCGGCCTGCGACCGCACCCGCCTCACGGCCGACGGTCAGGTACGCAACTGCCTCTTCGCCCGCGAGGAGACAGACCTCCGAGCGGCGCTGCGCTCCGACGCCCCCGACGAGGAGATCGCCCGCATCTGGCGCGAGGCGATGTGGGGCAAGAAGGCGGGAGCGGGCCTGGACGACCCGACGTTCGTCCAGCCGGACCGGCCGATGTCGGCGATCGGCGGCTAG
- a CDS encoding solute symporter family protein, protein MSPAITLAAGEASEHRGLIISLFAVFVLATLVITVWAGRQTKDASDFYAGGRQFTGFQNGLAVSGDYMSAASFLGIAGAIALFGYDGFLYSIGFLVAWLVALLLVAEPLRNSGRYTMGDVLAYRMRQRPVRTAAGTSTIVVSIFYLLAQMAGAGVLVSLLLGITSDGGKIGIVALVGVLMIVYVTIGGMKGTTWVQMVKAVLLIVGALLLTFLVLLKFDFNVSDLLGSAADNSGKGAAFLEPGLKYGATGTTKLDFISLGIALVLGTAGLPHILIRFYTVPTAKAARKSVIWAIGLIGAFYLMTLALGFGAAALIKPDEIIASNKAGNTAAPLLALHLGGVDSNWGAILLATISAVAFATILAVVAGLTLASSSSFAHDIYANVIKRGQATEKQEMSAARWATVGIGAVSILLGALARDLNVAGLVALAFAVAASANLPTIIYSLFWKRFTTSGALWSIYGGLVTAVGLVLFSPVVSGKPTSMFPDVDFHWFPLENPGLISIPVGFLLGIIGTYLSKEEPDKGKYAELEVRSLTGTGAH, encoded by the coding sequence ATGAGCCCCGCGATCACCCTGGCGGCCGGCGAGGCCAGCGAGCACCGAGGGCTGATCATCAGCCTGTTCGCGGTCTTCGTCCTCGCGACCCTCGTCATCACGGTCTGGGCCGGACGCCAGACCAAGGACGCCTCCGACTTCTACGCGGGCGGCCGCCAGTTCACCGGTTTCCAGAACGGCCTCGCCGTCTCCGGCGACTACATGTCCGCCGCGTCCTTCCTCGGCATCGCGGGCGCCATCGCCCTCTTCGGCTACGACGGCTTCCTGTACTCCATCGGCTTCCTGGTCGCCTGGCTCGTCGCCCTGCTCCTGGTCGCCGAACCGCTGCGCAACTCCGGCCGCTACACGATGGGCGACGTCCTCGCGTACCGGATGCGCCAGCGCCCGGTCCGCACGGCGGCCGGCACCTCCACCATCGTGGTCTCGATCTTCTACCTGCTGGCCCAGATGGCGGGCGCGGGTGTCCTGGTCTCCCTGCTGCTCGGCATCACCAGCGACGGCGGCAAGATCGGCATCGTCGCCCTGGTCGGCGTCCTGATGATCGTGTACGTCACCATCGGCGGCATGAAGGGCACCACCTGGGTCCAGATGGTCAAGGCCGTCCTGTTGATCGTCGGCGCCCTGCTGCTGACCTTCCTGGTCCTGCTGAAGTTCGACTTCAACGTCTCCGACCTGCTCGGCTCCGCCGCCGACAACAGCGGCAAGGGCGCGGCCTTCCTGGAGCCGGGCCTGAAGTACGGCGCCACGGGCACCACCAAGCTGGACTTCATCTCGCTCGGCATCGCCCTGGTCCTCGGCACCGCCGGTCTGCCGCACATCCTGATCCGCTTCTACACGGTGCCCACCGCCAAGGCCGCCCGTAAGTCGGTCATCTGGGCCATCGGCCTCATCGGCGCCTTCTACCTGATGACCCTCGCCCTCGGCTTCGGCGCCGCGGCCCTGATCAAGCCGGACGAGATCATCGCCTCCAACAAGGCGGGCAACACGGCGGCGCCACTGCTGGCCCTGCATCTGGGCGGCGTCGACTCCAACTGGGGCGCGATCCTGCTGGCCACCATCTCGGCGGTCGCCTTCGCCACGATCCTCGCGGTCGTCGCCGGCCTCACCCTGGCCTCGTCGTCGTCCTTCGCGCACGACATCTACGCGAACGTCATCAAGCGCGGTCAGGCCACCGAGAAGCAGGAGATGAGTGCGGCCCGCTGGGCGACCGTCGGTATCGGCGCGGTCTCCATCCTGCTGGGCGCCCTCGCCCGCGACCTCAACGTCGCAGGCCTCGTCGCGCTCGCCTTCGCGGTCGCCGCCTCGGCAAACCTGCCGACGATCATCTACAGCCTCTTCTGGAAGCGGTTCACCACCTCTGGCGCCCTGTGGTCGATCTACGGCGGACTCGTCACGGCGGTCGGCCTGGTGCTGTTCTCGCCGGTCGTCTCCGGCAAGCCCACCTCGATGTTCCCGGACGTCGACTTCCACTGGTTCCCGCTGGAGAACCCGGGTCTCATCTCGATCCCGGTCGGCTTCCTGCTCGGCATCATCGGCACCTACCTCTCCAAGGAGGAGCCGGACAAGGGCAAGTACGCGGAGCTGGAGGTCCGGTCGCTGACCGGTACCGGCGCCCACTGA
- a CDS encoding DUF485 domain-containing protein produces MATDAPPPSKETHKLPTTEEFTEVQESAEFGELRRSYRSFAFPLTVGFIAWYLLYVLLSNYAGDFMGTKVVGNINIALVLGLAQFLTTFLIAWWYARTAAARFDPKAEAIKSRMEGGA; encoded by the coding sequence GTGGCCACCGACGCACCGCCACCCTCGAAAGAGACCCATAAACTCCCCACCACCGAGGAGTTCACCGAGGTGCAGGAGAGCGCGGAGTTCGGTGAACTGCGCCGCTCCTACCGCTCCTTCGCCTTTCCGCTGACCGTCGGCTTCATCGCCTGGTACCTGCTGTACGTCCTGCTGTCCAACTACGCGGGCGACTTCATGGGCACCAAGGTCGTCGGCAACATCAACATCGCCCTGGTCCTGGGCCTCGCCCAGTTCCTCACCACGTTCCTCATCGCCTGGTGGTACGCGCGCACCGCTGCCGCCCGCTTCGACCCCAAGGCCGAGGCGATCAAGTCCCGGATGGAGGGCGGCGCATGA
- a CDS encoding S8 family serine peptidase: MSQPRSRRSRRSIRSRDRLALAVPVVLSLTASLGFLPSAASAAPATESVAQAADATNLSYVVNTKVDHRTIASVKKAIPAAGGTVVIAYEKIGVIVVHSSAPDFAQKIRKVRGVQSAGATRTSPLTPAGTTDEGAVQVLSDAQAAKVAKTSAATPDSEPLEADQWDLRAIGADKAAKINPGSRKVTVAVIDTGVDDTHPDIAPNFSAAQSANCDGGVPDTTAGAWRPYTADDYHGTHVAGEIAAARNGVGVAGVAPGVKVSAINVTDRSNGLFYPESVVCAFVFAADHGVEITNNSYYVDPWLYNCMDDPDQRAIVDSVNRAQLYAQHKGTLSLASAGNSNDDLDSDAIVDASSPDDSTAVERTVDPHECFDVPTQLPGVVTVSATGVKNLKSYYSSYGKGVIDVAAPGGDRLYQIPDTPSQNGRILSTLPNGEYGFLQGTSMASPHAAGVAALLKSTHPKASPAQLQALLKAQADATSCPASYDQDGDGAQDAVCEGGTRANGFYGFGIVNALRAVK; encoded by the coding sequence ATGTCCCAGCCGCGTTCCAGACGTTCGAGGCGTTCGATACGTTCAAGAGACCGTCTCGCGCTCGCCGTGCCCGTCGTGCTGTCCCTCACGGCCTCGCTCGGCTTTCTGCCCTCGGCGGCCTCGGCCGCCCCTGCCACGGAGTCCGTGGCACAGGCAGCGGACGCGACGAACCTGTCGTACGTCGTCAACACCAAGGTGGACCACCGCACGATCGCGTCGGTGAAGAAGGCGATACCGGCGGCCGGCGGCACCGTCGTGATCGCGTACGAGAAGATCGGCGTGATCGTCGTCCACTCCTCCGCGCCTGACTTCGCCCAGAAGATCCGCAAGGTGCGCGGGGTTCAGTCGGCCGGCGCCACCCGCACCTCGCCGCTGACCCCGGCGGGCACGACGGACGAGGGCGCGGTCCAGGTGCTGTCGGACGCGCAGGCCGCGAAGGTCGCGAAGACCTCGGCCGCCACGCCGGACAGCGAGCCCCTCGAGGCCGATCAGTGGGACCTGCGCGCGATAGGCGCCGACAAGGCCGCCAAGATCAACCCGGGCAGCCGCAAGGTGACCGTCGCCGTGATCGACACCGGCGTCGACGACACCCACCCCGACATCGCACCGAACTTCTCCGCCGCGCAGTCGGCCAACTGCGACGGTGGTGTCCCGGACACCACCGCGGGCGCCTGGCGGCCGTACACCGCGGACGACTACCACGGCACACACGTGGCCGGTGAGATCGCCGCGGCCCGCAACGGTGTCGGCGTGGCCGGGGTCGCGCCCGGCGTGAAGGTCTCGGCCATCAACGTGACCGACCGGAGCAACGGCCTCTTCTACCCGGAGAGCGTCGTGTGCGCGTTCGTGTTCGCCGCCGACCACGGCGTCGAGATCACGAACAACAGCTACTACGTTGATCCCTGGCTGTACAACTGCATGGACGACCCCGATCAGCGGGCCATTGTTGATTCGGTCAACAGGGCGCAGCTGTACGCGCAGCACAAGGGCACGCTCAGCCTGGCGTCGGCGGGCAACTCCAACGACGACCTGGACTCCGACGCGATCGTCGACGCGTCCAGCCCCGACGACTCCACTGCGGTGGAGCGCACCGTCGATCCGCACGAGTGCTTCGACGTGCCGACGCAGTTGCCCGGTGTCGTCACGGTCAGTGCGACGGGCGTCAAGAACCTCAAGTCGTACTACTCCTCGTACGGCAAGGGCGTCATCGACGTCGCGGCCCCCGGTGGCGACCGGCTCTACCAGATCCCGGACACGCCGTCGCAGAACGGCCGCATCCTGTCCACCCTGCCGAACGGCGAGTACGGCTTCCTGCAGGGCACTTCGATGGCCTCGCCGCACGCCGCGGGCGTCGCCGCGTTGCTGAAGTCGACGCATCCCAAGGCGAGCCCGGCCCAACTGCAGGCGCTGCTCAAGGCGCAGGCGGACGCCACGAGCTGCCCGGCCTCCTACGACCAGGACGGCGACGGCGCACAGGACGCGGTGTGCGAGGGCGGCACCCGGGCCAACGGGTTCTACGGCTTCGGCATCGTCAACGCGCTGCGCGCGGTCAAGTGA
- a CDS encoding S8 family peptidase produces the protein MTGPHSRHRRALAIPLGMAMATAMAFLPGATASASGLPGTTAGVTGAVSDVLASADADGTALSYVVNVRPGHGPSAQVKKAIAAAGGTIVTSYDQIGVIVVHSSNPDFAKTIRKVHGVESAGNTRNAPLPAQSTTDEGTPKALDSAQLAAAQAAADAGQDPLESLQWDLPAIKADKAHEKSLGSSKVTVAVIDTGVDDTHPDLAPNFDRAASVNCVTGKPDTTDGAWRPSAAESPHGTHVAGEIAAAKNGVGMTGVAPGVKVAGIKVSTTAGYFYTEAVVCGFVWAATHGVDVTNNSYYTDPWYFNCTDDPDQKALVDAITRATRYAEKKGVVNVAAAGNENYDLAADEITDPVSPNDGTPSDRVIDPSKCFDIPTQLPGVVTVASTGAKGIKSSFSNHGLGVIDVAAPGGDSTAYQTPQPPATSGLILGTLPGGKWGYMAGTSMASPHAAAVAALIKSTHPYAAPALVKALLYAEADATPCTDPYDINGDGKVDAVCEGSKNRNGFYGWGTVDALDAVTK, from the coding sequence ATGACAGGGCCCCACTCGCGCCATCGGCGTGCGCTCGCGATCCCGCTCGGTATGGCCATGGCTACTGCCATGGCGTTCCTCCCCGGCGCCACGGCGTCCGCGTCCGGCCTGCCGGGCACCACGGCCGGTGTCACCGGTGCCGTCAGCGACGTCCTCGCCTCCGCCGACGCGGACGGCACGGCGCTCAGCTACGTCGTCAACGTCCGCCCCGGGCACGGCCCTTCCGCCCAGGTGAAGAAGGCCATTGCCGCGGCCGGCGGCACGATCGTGACGTCGTACGACCAGATCGGCGTGATCGTCGTCCACTCGTCGAACCCCGACTTCGCCAAGACGATCCGCAAGGTCCACGGGGTCGAGTCGGCCGGCAACACGCGCAACGCGCCGCTGCCCGCCCAGTCGACGACCGACGAGGGCACGCCGAAGGCGCTCGACTCGGCGCAACTGGCCGCCGCGCAGGCCGCCGCCGACGCCGGCCAGGACCCGCTGGAGTCCTTGCAGTGGGACCTGCCCGCCATCAAGGCGGACAAGGCGCACGAGAAGTCGCTCGGCAGCAGCAAGGTGACCGTCGCCGTCATCGACACCGGCGTGGACGACACCCACCCGGACCTCGCGCCGAACTTCGACCGGGCCGCGTCGGTCAACTGCGTGACGGGCAAGCCGGACACCACCGACGGGGCGTGGCGGCCGAGCGCGGCGGAGAGCCCGCACGGCACGCACGTGGCAGGTGAGATCGCGGCCGCCAAGAACGGCGTCGGTATGACGGGGGTCGCGCCCGGCGTGAAGGTGGCGGGCATCAAGGTGTCCACCACCGCCGGCTACTTCTACACGGAGGCCGTGGTCTGCGGCTTCGTGTGGGCGGCCACACATGGGGTCGACGTCACCAACAACAGCTATTACACCGACCCTTGGTACTTCAACTGCACCGACGACCCGGACCAGAAGGCCCTCGTGGACGCCATCACCCGGGCCACGCGGTACGCGGAGAAGAAGGGCGTGGTCAACGTCGCCGCGGCCGGCAACGAGAACTACGACCTCGCGGCCGACGAGATCACCGACCCGGTCTCACCGAACGACGGCACGCCCTCGGACCGGGTGATCGACCCGTCGAAGTGCTTCGACATACCGACCCAGTTGCCGGGTGTCGTGACGGTCGCGTCGACCGGCGCCAAGGGCATCAAGTCGTCGTTCTCCAACCACGGCCTGGGCGTCATCGACGTCGCCGCGCCCGGTGGTGACTCGACGGCCTACCAGACGCCCCAGCCGCCCGCGACCAGCGGGCTCATCCTGGGCACGCTGCCGGGCGGCAAGTGGGGCTACATGGCCGGTACGTCGATGGCCTCGCCGCACGCCGCGGCCGTGGCCGCCCTGATCAAGTCGACGCATCCGTACGCCGCGCCGGCCCTGGTGAAGGCGCTGCTGTACGCCGAGGCCGACGCCACCCCGTGCACGGATCCCTACGACATCAACGGCGACGGCAAGGTCGACGCGGTGTGTGAGGGGTCAAAGAACCGCAACGGCTTCTACGGCTGGGGCACGGTGGACGCACTGGACGCGGTGACAAAGTAG
- a CDS encoding CoA transferase: MMGINFVVREGALQGRLPAQQLARTCVGECALAAAELGALRAGLAEVPTVRVDDGAVATAFLSERHLLINGRQPVNFAPLSRFWRTADGWVRTHANYPHHRARLLQALGVPEDPAAVEAALAERSALDVEDAVYAAGGLAVALRSPEEWAVHPQAAEVAKRPLVEQGRLDTARARAFAPVGTSPLLPAAGLRVLDLTRVLAGPVATRTLALLGADVLRLDAPALPELPDQHADTGFGKRSATLDLAADRRTFEELLAAADVVVTGYRPGALDRFGLSPEALAERRPGVVVAQLSAWGGYGPWRERRGFDSLVQAATGIALLEGSPDRPGALPAQALDHGTGYLLAAAVLRALTEQSYEGGSRFVRLALARTAQWLTDGMDDKIAAGDAVSEPYDGPEPWLAETDSALGRLRYALSPVSFESGPADWARPPVPWGTDAARLS; this comes from the coding sequence ATGATGGGAATCAACTTTGTGGTGCGGGAGGGCGCTCTTCAGGGGCGTCTTCCCGCACAGCAGCTGGCGCGGACTTGCGTCGGCGAGTGCGCGCTGGCCGCCGCCGAACTGGGAGCGCTGCGGGCCGGGCTCGCCGAGGTGCCGACGGTGCGGGTGGACGACGGTGCGGTCGCCACCGCTTTCCTGAGCGAACGTCACCTGTTGATCAATGGTCGCCAGCCGGTCAACTTCGCGCCGCTGTCCCGGTTCTGGCGGACGGCGGACGGGTGGGTCCGCACCCACGCGAACTATCCGCACCACCGCGCGCGGCTGCTCCAGGCCCTGGGGGTGCCGGAGGACCCTGCGGCCGTGGAGGCAGCGCTGGCCGAGCGGTCCGCCCTGGACGTCGAGGACGCCGTGTACGCGGCCGGGGGTCTCGCCGTCGCCCTGCGCTCTCCCGAGGAGTGGGCCGTGCACCCGCAGGCGGCCGAGGTGGCGAAACGACCGCTGGTCGAGCAGGGGCGGCTGGACACGGCACGTGCGCGTGCGTTCGCGCCGGTCGGCACCTCTCCCCTGCTGCCGGCCGCCGGCCTGCGCGTCCTGGACCTGACGCGGGTTCTCGCGGGACCGGTCGCCACCCGCACCCTCGCCCTGCTCGGCGCGGACGTCCTGCGCCTGGACGCGCCCGCGCTGCCCGAACTGCCGGACCAGCACGCCGACACGGGCTTCGGGAAACGGTCGGCGACGCTCGACCTGGCCGCCGACCGGCGGACATTCGAGGAACTGCTCGCGGCGGCGGACGTGGTCGTCACCGGATACCGGCCGGGCGCGCTGGACCGGTTCGGGCTGTCACCCGAAGCGCTGGCGGAGCGGCGGCCCGGGGTGGTCGTGGCGCAGTTGTCGGCGTGGGGCGGATACGGGCCCTGGCGCGAACGGCGAGGCTTCGACAGCCTCGTACAGGCGGCCACCGGGATCGCGCTGCTGGAGGGTTCACCGGATCGGCCGGGCGCGCTGCCGGCGCAGGCCCTCGACCACGGGACGGGTTATCTGCTGGCGGCAGCCGTGCTGCGGGCGCTGACCGAGCAGTCGTACGAGGGCGGGAGCCGGTTCGTGCGGCTGGCGCTGGCACGGACGGCCCAGTGGCTGACCGACGGCATGGACGACAAGATCGCGGCGGGTGACGCCGTGAGCGAGCCGTACGACGGCCCTGAGCCCTGGTTGGCGGAGACGGACAGCGCGCTCGGGCGGCTGCGATACGCCCTCTCGCCGGTCTCCTTCGAGAGCGGTCCGGCGGACTGGGCGCGGCCGCCGGTGCCGTGGGGCACGGATGCCGCGCGCCTGAGCTGA